A stretch of DNA from Micromonospora peucetia:
CCGATCGTGATCCGGGTGCCCTACGCCGGTGGCATCGGCGGGGTCGAGCACCACTGCGACTCCAGCGAGGCGTACTACGCGCACACCCCCGGTCTGAAGGTGGTCACCCCGGCGACTGTGCAGGACGCGTACGCGCTGCTACGCCAGGCGATCGACGACCCCGACCCGGTCGTGTTCATGGAGCCGAAGAAGCTCTACTTCTCCAGCGCCGAGGCGGAGCTTTCCGCGACCACCGCGCCGATCGGCCGGGCGGTCGTGCGCCGACCCGGCCGCGACGCCACCCTCGTCGCGTACGGGCCGGCGGTGCCGGTCGCGCTGGAGGCCGCCGAGGCCGCCCGCGAGGAGGGCTGGGACCTGGAGGTGGTGGACGTGCGCAGCATCGTGCCGTTCGACGACGAGACCGTCACCGCCTCGGTCCGCCGCACCGGCCGGTGCGTGGTGATCCAGGAGGCGCAGGGCTTCGCCGGGGTCGGTGCCGAGATCGCCGCCCGCGTGCAGGAGCGCTGCTTCCACGCCCTGCACGCCCCGGTGCTGCGGGTGTCCGGCCTGGACATCCCCTATCCGCCGCCCATGCTGGAGCACACCCACCTGCCGTCGGTGGACCGGGTCCTCGACACGGTGGCCCGGCTCCAGTGGGACGACCAGCCGGACGGGCGCTGGCTGAGCCGGGGGAGCGCGGCGTGACCACGGTGGA
This window harbors:
- a CDS encoding alpha-ketoacid dehydrogenase subunit beta; amino-acid sequence: MATLTMAKALNAALADAMLDDDRVVVFGEDVGALGGVFRVTDGLQARFGDKRCFDTPLAEAGIVGFAVGMAMSGLRPVVEMQFDAFAYPAFEQIASHVAKLRNRTRGALSVPIVIRVPYAGGIGGVEHHCDSSEAYYAHTPGLKVVTPATVQDAYALLRQAIDDPDPVVFMEPKKLYFSSAEAELSATTAPIGRAVVRRPGRDATLVAYGPAVPVALEAAEAAREEGWDLEVVDVRSIVPFDDETVTASVRRTGRCVVIQEAQGFAGVGAEIAARVQERCFHALHAPVLRVSGLDIPYPPPMLEHTHLPSVDRVLDTVARLQWDDQPDGRWLSRGSAA